CTGATAAGTTTAGTTTCATCTATTTTCAATACAATGtgcattatttccatttttatataatttgcaaTATCACATATTACTTTCTACtttatcatttcattttctaCTTACTGCCACTGTAGTTACATGTTAGTTTTTcaatacatttgtttatttcattacaATACAATTAtagttttactgtattttaatCTTCACTTGTATTTTAAGACCAAatactttgtgttttattatgttttattctaCTTCATATTGTTCTGTTCTGTAATATCCGATGAAGCTGGCAGAGGAATTTCCTTCAGGATTAATAAAGTCTAATCTTAtctttaattagttaattagtcatttatctttatttacaatggAAGGTCTGGAGACTCAAGTGATTGTAAACAAACATCAGCTGATAGGTACTGTACATGAATCACTTAAAGCAACACACAGGTGGTAGTTATCTCAAATTGGCTCGTGGCTTGGTATTTATTCATgctagatatatatatttatttctagaAACTGGACTTTAGCTGTGAGATGCATCTTCCTGATTCCACTGATCCGTTTCCCTTCAGTCTGGGTTGTGCTTCCATGTTTTAAGTGAACCTGAAGTGTGTATTTTatcaacacaaagaaacaccaCACTCATCCCCCTGGGTGTTCTCCTCTGTAGTGGTCCCACCGCTCTGCAGCAGGCGGCTCGTGGTGAACCGCTGCCAACGGGGATTATGATTAATGAGGATTCTGATGCGGTTTTTACATTTATATGAAGTTTGCTCTGTATTTGTGTGATTTACAGGCCGAGCGTCACCGATGGAGAGATTAGACACTCGTCCCCCATTTACTCACCAAGGGCTCCATTTATCAGAGTGAGAggacgacggggggggggggggggggggggggggggggggtttggttcAAAACTCTTTTTCcagctaaaaacacacacacataaatacacatttagatATGTGTATATCTATCAATGCAGACCTATACCTGTATGCTTCTTTTGAGAATTTAAGTTGGGTGTGTGTCACCTCATTTgtctttgcctttcacacacacaaacacacccacacacacacacacaaacacacacacacactctctcacacacgtctGATGTTGACCCTGGCTCACAGCGGACCTGTTGCCTTGCGCCCTCCAGACGACAGCCTGACCTCACTTGCAGAGACCTTCCTGTCCGACTGGAGGGATCGACTTACGGTTCAGAGGCCCGGCGCTGAAAGAGaacaacgggggggggggggggggctaggaCAGAGGGGACGGCAAAGTGAGACAGGAGACGAGAAAGACAACATTTTAGCTTGTAGGCCGCGGGGAACGACAACAAACATGGGGCCTGGAGTGAAACAGGATCCTCTGCTGAgggaaggcgggggggggggggggggggggggggggggctctgtcaGTCGGGCCTGTCAGCTTCAACCAGGCAGCACAGAggacagatggatagagagacaTCCTCAGTTTGTCTTAtagagggacagacagtgttTCAGCTGCTCTGCTTACATTAGATTTCATCACATCCGTCCCTTTATTTACTGACATCAGAGAAGAACGTCTCCTACGATGACCTCATGAAGACAATTTAGATTCCATTGGGTCTGATGAGTTCTACTTGAGATTGAGATCAAATTTTTTCAAGCTAAATATTATATTAACCAACTCTAGGCACAACATTTATCTATTTAAATAATAGATGAATAGAGTAAACGCTTTGATccatcaatttaaaaaaagctaaaattgtttttatttctaaattCATCACAATAACAGACGAGCGGATTATTCAATTTTTTCAGTTGTAGAAAATTTTAAACTCTTACTTACCAACAATGTCCCCTGTGGTTTTTCAAACTGCTGAACTTCCTACACAACCAACACTGAGTCACTTTTGTCCATGACGTCATCTATCGTCTCTTAAGTCTTTGCCTTCGTGTTGTCATTTCTATTTGTCATCACAGAATTTACAACTGTGTGTATCTGGTGGCATTTGTCATTGTACTTGCACCCCCTGCTGGTCGGTCGAGACACTACACAAGTTGTACACTTTATCACTGAGATGTTCTTAATCAAACAGTCTGTAGTTAACTGGTTCTGTAGCCAGATGGGATCCTAATAAATTAAACTACTtatcaaatacttatatttatacctctactatatatcatattatatcactgtctaacaataatattaccatcatatcatcagcactattaccatcatcttgccactgcaccttatctacttatttatcttgtgtttctgttttttattctttctacctcaatattttttatttaaattttattctactgtattgtattcaaatataccggctgctataacgatttaatttcccttcggggatgaataaagtaatctatctatctatctaaatctAAACTGGAGCCAACATTCACCCATCAACCACACAATTAAATTAACTCCTGATAAATGGATCATTACACCTTCAAGAATCTTCACTGGTTCCAGCTcagtgttcctaataaactgactGAGTGCCTCCTGgtcacctctctttctctggtgAGGAGGCTCAAGCGGCTGTAGATGTGAGATGTTGCTGAAAGAcacgaggagagagaagaaggacagGCAGACAGATTGAAATCCTCTCAGCGCTTGGAGAGCCAGCACCAAGAGAAGACCCTGCTTCTGCGAGGAGCTGCCTTAGCGAGTTTATTTACAATTCACAAAATACAAGAGTCGCTTTCACACAGTGTTCAAGCTTTTCACATTAGCGTTGACGCCCGACAAACCCCCGGTTCCTCTCccgctccccctctccccctcagtCTTTGGTTTCCCGATGTTGAATCCTGGCTTCACACGAGGAACACTCTCCCTACAATCGTTTTAAAATACTCTATCACTGGATCTTTTAAACCCCTCCCCCTCTAGTAGTCTTGAAAAAACTTGTAGCTTCATATTTTGAATAATTTACACAAGTTAAATCTGAAAACTTAGCTGGTTAGAGTTTTTGGGGTCATCACTATTTACCcatatttatacttttatatatattaggTACATTTCATCCTGATTTATGGCttcaaaaacacattattatttctatatGAGGATTTTCTTGTAGCAGTTGTGCGCTGGATGTGCGGCGGCTGAAAGAAGGCGTGTGTAGAAGTAGATTCTTTATTCTCCATACTGGTGTTAGTGGTTTTCTTGTTCTGACAATGACGACATTATTGAGTTATTAAGTTATTAAGTGCTTAGATGCTGTGCAATGAAAATGACGTTCAaatcttgtttttaaaaatctacATGTGCAAATTAAATGATCTTTAGGTCGTCACACTATTTACCAGTTCTACATTTTAATACTAACAATCCCAGTTTGTTGACATGTTGTTTACCGAGGACCCATTTCTAACGATATTGCATAATTTTGCAGCACTGAATATGTGACAAGGtctgaataaagaaatcaaatctCTTCTGTAATGTAAACGTGACCTTCACGCAGATGTGCGTGAATTTCAAAGCACTTGTGTAGCGTCGGTCTTTATTTGTTGCGTTTGACTTAGAATGTTTCCTTCTGCATGAGAAGGTTcatgataaataaagttattgaaTCCTGCCGAGGTCAGACGAGACCTGAGGAAAATATAGATTATTATGAGTTAACTTTTAATTTGGGTTTGttccagaggaaagaaaaacttttCATTTCCTTCAAAACTAATCgtcttaaacattttttaagtttttccATCGAGGCTgagctgtgcccccccccccctgtgggcAGAAGGTAACATGGTTTGAGTACTTACTGGTGACCCCTCTTTACAGTGCAGTTCTGAAATATTTGGACAGGGACACATTATGGTTCTGTCCTCAACAGTCTGCAATTTAAGCCCCGTTCATCTGaagtgaacaaacagcatcaaatTAAACTTTAAAGCTGAATCCGAACTTTTACCTCcagattttttaaatctgcTTCAGAACAGGATCCAGACACAAAACCCAATATAACACAGAACTGCATTGTAGGTGGTCAACAGGAAGTAAGGACTAAATATCTCTTTGTTCAAAGGGACAAGTTGAACTTTACTTTGACGGTTACCCTTCATGAATTCTTTGCTTTGTGAAAGCACATGAATGTGATgttaacagggggggggggggttcacggaaccacttcctgtctgctgttcCAAAGCCTTCTCCTTGTGGATGGTTATCAACAGACATTTTGTTAAACCCCACATTGACTTTAGACCTCAGCTGCTTGGAACGAGACAGGACTGCACTCAGCTGATCTCAGTAAACAATTCAAAAGTTGAAGATTTTCTCAAATAATCTAAAATTCATGTTTGTTGTCTTCAGCACTTGGTGGAGGAGACGTCTTTACTTGTCTCCGTCCCGGTCTCCGCGCAGCCGCCTCTCGTGCTGCCGCTTGGTGATGATGTATTTGAAGAACTCGTACACTGACCAGCTGATGGCCGTGGAGGGCATCTGGTAGATGATCCGGGCCTGGACGCCCTTGAAGAACGCCGGCACGCCTCCCATCCTGTACACTGTCCGAAAGGCCTCGCCCAGACCAGAGATGTGCCGGCTGACCGGGGCGGAGGCGGCGGCAGCTCCGACCGCTCCGGCTGCCGTGGCCCGGATCACGTGGATGGCCTGCGCCTCCTGTGTGTTGAGGAGGGTCTTGCACACGTCCAGGGGAGTAGTGACGGCGGCAGCCAGAGCTCCGGCCAGCGCGCCAGACACCACGTGGGAGGAGGGGTTGTACTGTCTGTGGGGGTTGAGCAGCTCCTGGAGGTATTCGTAGGTCATGAAGTGCAGCGCCTGGAAGGGCACGTTCATGGTCAGCTGGGTGGTGTAGCTGCGGTAGAAGGCGGCCGGGCCCTCGCGCCGCAGCAACGAGCCCATGCAGTCCAACACACTGCGGTAAGGAGAGTTGAACATCTGCATTCGCTGTTTCACAACTGGAGAGAACAAACAGAGCGTTAGGAAGGGGGGATACGTTTAACAGGATTCTACAATTTAGAGAAGGAACTGGAAGAACTGTGAGGAAGGAAGTAAAACTAGAAAGGAACGAGTGAGTCAGAGTTATTAAATCCAAACTGGGTCTCAAACAGACAGATATGAAAGTGACAATGGGTGGAATACGTAAAACAAGAAGTTCTTATTCAAAACATCAAACTTCAAACATCTATTCACACGGGTTTTCATCTGAATCCGATCACCCAGCTCAGGAGAGTCAGGTCTGGTCTTATTGgctttttattatattgtacATTCACATCAATCATTACTGAAATACACGTTCACAATAAATATGTTCTGTTTAAATAATGCTGGTTTTCCTGTTTCTTGTGTCTGTGGCGCCCCCAGGTGTCCTGACGCGGACCTGCACCCTCTAATGGATTTTCTACTGAGGTCTCAGAAGCAGGTTGAGGACTTGTCCTGTACAAACCTACAGCTCAGTCTTCACTGTGCAGCTGACTTAACAAGCCAGGAAGAGGGTTTACCTTCAGCCGGGTTCATCAGGGCGTCGTGCAGCACCGTGGCCATGCAGCCGGCAACTCCtgcagaacagacacacaccaggagGTTAAAGCCTCGGCCATCAggtttcctctcttctccctttGAGCATCATGGACGAGGCTTCTTACCGTTAGCAAAGTGGCTGTTAGCTCCGGGGTGGATGGCGCCACTGAGTGAGAACTTGATCTTCTCGTAGCAGGCGAAGTAGAGAGCGTGGGCGGGGCCTGCGCCGACCGCCAGCACGTTCACGCCCCTGATTGGCCGCCAAACTCCCTCAGTCCTCACGATCTGCCGCAGGGCGTCCATCACGTTCCTGTAGCGCGCCCCGGGCTCCGGGTGCAGGCTCTGCATACGAGtctgaggagagaggaacacacagggacatgtaaatatgtatttcacacatgaagagcTCAGCAGGAGACACTCTCACAGCTCGGTGAGTAAATCAGCTACTCACTGACAATCTGTCAGACTAGAAATCACAACAATTTAAACCCAGTGCTCATTCAAAGTGTTTAGGAATGTGTCTGAACTTCACACTTGAAGACGGAAACAACTGCATTGACCATCCAAGCTCAAAGGAGGAAGTGagctcatccacactgtgactgtaGAGGAGCAGTGAAGTTAACGTGGGCCGATCACCAGTCTGTGGGAATGAGGCAACAGAGCAATGAAGACACTTGAAAAGCACCAGTTTGTGAAATCCTGGAACTTTCAAGATCGTGCAAGAAGTGAACTTCCCCGGCCTCCCCCCAGGGGGCGCCAGAGCACAGGGGATATTCCAGCTTCTGGGAAATGATAAATCAAATGGAATGTTTTCTGCTTTCCTCGTGAATCACCTTCCTGAATACCTGAAGCCATCAGACCGGTTCCTTTCAATCAGGGCTTAGTTTGAACAAAACCATTTTTTTGCAGCAGTTTAACAATAAATCTCTGGCGTTGATTTCAATGTTCAACTTTATTGAAACTTCAATTTTCTCTTGTTCTGCTTCAGTTTAGTTGTATACAGGTGAGATAGTGTGTTGTAAAGTACAAGTAATAATTTGATGTGTATTTATTCTACATTTCCTGTGTTTACATTTAATCTTTGGTTTTTCATGATTGTTGTGACTTAAGAGTTTGATAgttaataattttatatttctgtAATTGTTCATAATTTCTTAATGAAAATGACAGTATTTTCTGAATGGCGTTTTACATCAtcttttaatttatatatttatatttaacgggacgtcgcttcttctgcaacaaggAAGTTAAAACCCAGTGTTGAGTTATTATCTGCGGGAAGAACTACTATactgtctgcaggagtgtgtgtgtgtgtgtgtgtgtgtgtgtgtgtgagtgtgagtgtgtgtgtgtgggggggggggggcgtcttgTAACTGTAGCACAAATCATTACAAGATGCCTGATGCTATTTTAAAAGCTGCATTTGTCGGGGAAGCAAAAATGACGATGAGCCTGGGCCTCCGTCATTCAACCAACAGCTAATAAGCACTCATGTGA
This is a stretch of genomic DNA from Pleuronectes platessa chromosome 3, fPlePla1.1, whole genome shotgun sequence. It encodes these proteins:
- the LOC128436947 gene encoding mitoferrin-2; the protein is MEADGFVSRRTSVEAPGVDSRVAGAAAGAEIRWLGGRLRDATGGFVGSLSPRMPGEQDFAPVLHRAPPADSPTSAEPDMDYEGLPPGEATSTHMLAGAVAGIMEHCLMYPIDCVKTRMQSLHPEPGARYRNVMDALRQIVRTEGVWRPIRGVNVLAVGAGPAHALYFACYEKIKFSLSGAIHPGANSHFANGVAGCMATVLHDALMNPAEVVKQRMQMFNSPYRSVLDCMGSLLRREGPAAFYRSYTTQLTMNVPFQALHFMTYEYLQELLNPHRQYNPSSHVVSGALAGALAAAVTTPLDVCKTLLNTQEAQAIHVIRATAAGAVGAAAASAPVSRHISGLGEAFRTVYRMGGVPAFFKGVQARIIYQMPSTAISWSVYEFFKYIITKRQHERRLRGDRDGDK